CTCGGGGAACTGCTCCAGCACCGTCTCCGCGTCCACCAAGCCGATTAGACGAGGCGCGAGCTTGAGTGTCTTGCCCGCTTTGTATGAGAATCCGTTGCTCCCTGTATAATCGTGCCATTTGCCCGGGGGTTTCCCGCCCACGGGGGCGCGGCGGGCGGCGATGCGGATGGGGCCTGCCTTGTTGCCTCGGAGGGCGGATTCCAGACGGCTAGTCATCTCGATGAGCTGGTCCTTTGTGCCTTTGCCCTGGCAATCGATTATCAGGGGGTAGATGCCTGGTCCGCAAAAGAGAGCGGAGGaggggacggaggaggagaccTTTGATGCGGCTATGCGGCATGCATCGCACCTTTGGCTCTTCCTTGAGCAGTCGTATGCcatctttattcttatttatattggATGGTTGGTGAGTATGATATTTTCTTCAGAAATGGGCTTGCTTCCTATTACAGAGGTATGTGATTAATTTTATCTGTATATATAACGAGTACAGACAAAGGCCTGGAAACATAAAGGTACAACTCTTTGTAGAGCATACAATGCTCTGCAACAACCATCATTATATCCATTGTTTGTCCGGCACTGTTCCTGTGTTAGGGCTTGGGTGAGATGTATAGATTTGGACTTCACTCTCAAAGAGATGCCGTATCAAACGATGGACTGTCTGATACTTATCTCTGGGGCAATAGCAAAATCATCAGACTTTGGTGCCCTTTATAAAGCATACAATGCTCTGCGACAATTATATCGTTGTCATTGTTTGTCCGGCATTGTTCTTATGTTAGGGCTCGAGTGAGGTGCACAAATACTGGATTTCGCTCTCAAAGAGATGCCGTATCAAAGGATGGACTGCCGGACGCTTATCCCTGGTGCAATAGCAAGCCCATGGATATTTGATGCTCTGTGAAAACTGCCATTATCACTATTCTTTGTCCGGTATTGTTATTTTGTTAGGGCTTGTGCTGGTTTTCCCTAGCTTGGAGATACTCGTTTCGAAAAATGTCGTTTAATGCCCACTTCTGGGAGTACAATCTTGCTGAGATAGCAAACACCCGTATCATAGAAACACCAATTCCCTTGCTCGGGGGCTGTCTGTGGAATTGTGTGGGAAAGACAGCTGGCCACCAACTAGCCCTACATGGGTTTTAGTGTAGTGGTCTATCGCAGAGAAGCCTCGCCGTTGTTGGAGTATTATGAGCTGATGTGCTTAGTTTGGCTCACTGTGTCTATTAAGAGTATTGTCTGCACGACACGCATTTCTGgtggctgcagctgctgcaggaaCCAGTCGACAGATCAGGGTTATTCTGGGACCCGCAAGCGCAGCACACCCACCATCCAATCATACTTTCCCTGCCATATGAAACCTTTCCCGATCCATGGAAATTTCAGCTGCCACTGACAGTCCCTCTTTTCGTTTTGCGGCTGTCTGTATGACCTGGAGGGGATATTTTCTCGCTGCTGGACAGATTCGCCTGATCCTTGGAAATATTTGCAAGGTTGTCGGCTATCATGAGGGTTGACTTGTGGTCTGGACCGAAAACCTTCTTATAGCCCGTTAAAGCCCCTTCATACAAACGGCGGGTCCCTAGTATTTCCCCTTCGCTACAGTAGATGTCTGCGAGGTTGTTTGCGACAATCAGAGTTGATGTGTGGTTGGGGCCAAGTAGATTCTCGAAGCCCTCAGTTGCTTGCTCGTACATGTTGCCAGCTTGCTTCAATTTACCGCATTTGGCGTATAGGAGTCCGAGGTTATTTATTGTGTCGAGAGTGCGTGTGTTGTTTGGACCCAGTGCTTTCTGATAGCCTGATAATGCTCTCTTGTATAGTCTTTCTGCTTTTGGCAGATTTCCTTTCCTTGTGTACAAGAATCCGAGGTTATTGATTGACTCCAGGGTAGAGACATCGGATACACCTAGCACTCTTTCCCTGCCACGGAGTGCACGCTGGCACATCTGCTccgcatcctgcagcttgcCACGATTGGTATAAACCAGGCCCAGATTATTCACTGTCTCAAGAGTCGAAGTGTCGTCTGGCCCCAGAAGGTTCTCTTTCCCTTCGAGTGCACATTGGTACGATTCCTCTGCCCTTCGCAGTTGTCCCTGGCTCAAGTGGAGGCAGCCTACATCATGAACTGCCGGGTAAATGTTTGGTTCCTCAGGTACCTTCCAAGTCCTTAGTAAATGCAACATCCGATCCGCGTGTGGAAGCAATCGTTGTTGCAATCTCGACTTCTCCGTTTTACTCAAAAGAGGTGACGTATTACCGAGCGACACCAGTGCCATTGCCTTCAGTCTATCTGAACGGCTGCTTTCGCACTTTTTGATAATGGAATGAAGACACCAGTCCTGCAAGACGGGATGTATTGAATAGCTTCCCTGTTCTAGCTTCGTCTCGACGAGCGAGAAGCCGATTAGTGGTTTCATTGCGGCCATAAACGAGAGATGGTCAGAGGCAACCTGGCAGAACCAGCAAGGTAGATCCCACGCTTGAGAGCAACCTTGTATCAATTCAAACCAGATGTCTCGATTGTCAAACACGGCAAGTAAAAGCAATAGCTCTGCAGAGCTTGGATGCGTTTTCCGAACCGCCTCGTAACTGACCGTCCAGGTAGTCAGTATATTGCCGGACGGATAATGCCGCGATGGTGCCGAGGAAGCCATTAATTTGCTCCATGATGTCTGATAATGCTTCAGATACTGACCGAAACTCATTCCGGTTTGTAGCATGTATGACCCTGCTAGTGTAATTGCCAGTGGCAATCCATCCAGTCGGCAACCGAGTTCATTGATCTCTGTCAGCAGGATTAGCACGATATCGCAACAGTACGGGAAGGAAGAACTACCAGGGTCAATTTTCAAATCGTCTTCTGCTTGGCTAGAGAGGCCAGCACTGCGGAACAATAGATGTCTCGCGTCCCTCGGGCTCATTTTTTGTACTGCATGGCCCTGGCCCAACTCCAACAAATGCGTGATTCGGGTAGTAATGATTATTGATCCATGATCAGCCGTTGGTATAAACTCGGATACGTCGTATACCTCTCCATGTCCGCTATCTTCGTTTTGTAAAGGACTTTGGTCCACATTGTCGTAAATCAGCAGCCATCTCGAGTTTCGCTCTTTTTCCAGCCATTCCAACATATTCTGTGCTCTGCGGCCCATCTCGTCCTTGCCTGCAATGAAACTTGGATATCTCTCCTCCGTTACTCTTGGAAATGCAGATGCCAGAGATTGGGTCAATGTACCTCTGTCCCTGGCATTGAACCAGAAGATTGCGCTGCAGTCGTCTTTGTGCACCCTAGCGAACCTGATTACAAGTTGGGTCTTGCCGATTCCGCCTAGTCCATGTAGAATGGCTATCTTTCGTATCTGGGGGTCCCCAGGTCGTAGTGCAGCCCATAAGCTGTCCAGTTCGTTCTGGCGCCCAACAAATTCATCAATAGCCGGCACACCCAGGAGGTCGAAAGGCACACGGAACTTTTCTGCTAAAAAGTAAGATTCGCTGTTA
Above is a window of Aspergillus puulaauensis MK2 DNA, chromosome 2, nearly complete sequence DNA encoding:
- a CDS encoding uncharacterized protein (COG:Z;~EggNog:ENOG410QEDV;~InterPro:IPR000845,IPR011990,IPR035994,IPR027417, IPR019734,IPR013026;~PFAM:PF13374,PF01048,PF13181,PF13424;~go_function: GO:0003824 - catalytic activity [Evidence IEA];~go_function: GO:0005515 - protein binding [Evidence IEA];~go_process: GO:0009116 - nucleoside metabolic process [Evidence IEA]); this translates as MAAAQALLDEVHECLPVHGNDHNTYTLGAIGEHNVVICCLPSGIYGTSSAQGVAAGLLSSFPSIRFGLMVGIGGGVPSKDADVRLGDVVVSKPTGICGGVVQYDYGKSLTSEGADGFQRTGMLNQPPQFLLTGLSKLQANHLGQCRRYLDFLTALEPSKPSQEESAFVRPIEDDCLYPADYEHADSDYSSCSSCDPAKAISRPRRDPAGIPVVHYGLIASGNTLVRNARLRDKLRKELGVYCVEMEAAGLMNSFPCLVVRGICDYADSHKNKKWQGYAAAVAAALTKELLLLVSGYRIEQTHLTQVAVADSAEKFRVPFDLLGVPAIDEFVGRQNELDSLWAALRPGDPQIRKIAILHGLGGIGKTQLVIRFARVHKDDCSAIFWFNARDRGTLTQSLASAFPRVTEERYPSFIAGKDEMGRRAQNMLEWLEKERNSRWLLIYDNVDQSPLQNEDSGHGEVYDVSEFIPTADHGSIIITTRITHLLELGQGHAVQKMSPRDARHLLFRSAGLSSQAEDDLKIDPEINELGCRLDGLPLAITLAGSYMLQTGMSFGQYLKHYQTSWSKLMASSAPSRHYPSGNILTTWTVSYEAVRKTHPSSAELLLLLAVFDNRDIWFELIQGCSQAWDLPCWFCQVASDHLSFMAAMKPLIGFSLVETKLEQGSYSIHPVLQDWCLHSIIKKCESSRSDRLKAMALVSLGNTSPLLSKTEKSRLQQRLLPHADRMLHLLRTWKVPEEPNIYPAVHDVGCLHLSQGQLRRAEESYQCALEGKENLLGPDDTSTLETVNNLGLVYTNRGKLQDAEQMCQRALRGRERVLGVSDVSTLESINNLGFLYTRKGNLPKAERLYKRALSGYQKALGPNNTRTLDTINNLGLLYAKCGKLKQAGNMYEQATEGFENLLGPNHTSTLIVANNLADIYCSEGEILGTRRLYEGALTGYKKVFGPDHKSTLMIADNLANISKDQANLSSSEKISPPGHTDSRKTKRGTVSGS